Proteins encoded in a region of the Solanum dulcamara chromosome 9, daSolDulc1.2, whole genome shotgun sequence genome:
- the LOC129904156 gene encoding protein OSB1, mitochondrial-like gives MASAAAARSVAVFKRPASTAAQVLRHHHLSSTAAAAEIHRPGDFYCDDSEAEESAVYQHTLKFQRPSNIKQHQLLQNSVSLIGKIAYPFKRVNTRNGSFGVHTLLSVSASSQFRPSFKVMLKMWGEMAEVSMEHLKSNDLVYVWGHLGSYTKIDENGKHKKRYQVDVKEINFVTPDVQASATPEIEKKESGGEDEWEEYRNRIQLWQIFFASPFEWMDFRKSKVNPKYPDFKNRDTGEVLWLRTDDPPWIKRQLDILDSRFAYESRRQSF, from the exons ATGGCATCAGCAGCAGCCGCCCGTTCCGTCGCTGTATTCAAAAGACCAGCTTCAACAGCCGCCCAAGTTCTCCGACACCATCACTTATCCTCAACCGCGGCGGCGGCAGAGATTCACCGGCCGGGGGATTTCTACTGTGACGATAGTGAAGCCGAAGAAAGTGCAGTGTATCAGCATACCCTCAAATTCCAACGCCCATCAAACATAAAACAACACCAGCTTCTCCAAAACTCCGTCAGTCTCATAGGAAAAATCGCTTACCCGTTCAAGAGAGTTAACACCAGAAACGGCTCTTTTGGGGTTCATACTTTACTCAGTGTCTCCGCTTCTTCTCAATTCCGTCCGTCTTTTAA AGTTATGCTGAAGATGTGGGGTGAAATGGCGGAAGTGTCAATGGAGCATTTGAAATCGAATGACTTGGTATatgtttggggtcatttgggaTCATACACCAAGATTGATGAGAATGGTAAACATAAGAAGAGATACCAG GTAGATGTCAAGGAAATAAATTTTGTGACTCCAGATGTTCAAGCCTCAGCAACCCCAGAAATTGAGAAGAAAGAATCAGGAG GTGAAGATGAATGGGAGGAGTACAGGAACCGGATCCAATTGTGGCAAATTTTCTTCGCTAGCCCTTTTGAATGGATGGACTTCAGGAAGAGTAAAGTCAATCCTAAATACCCAGACTTTAAGAACAGAGATACTGGTGAAGTTCTCTGGCTCAGAACAGACGATCCACCATGGATAAAACGGCAGTTGGATATTCTAGATTCTAGATTTGCTTACGAAAGCCGAAGACAGTCCTTTTGA